In Meiothermus ruber DSM 1279, the following proteins share a genomic window:
- the iolC gene encoding 5-dehydro-2-deoxygluconokinase codes for MRALEFDLITMGRSSIDLYSTDIGAAFPDITAFGAYIGGSPLNIAVGARRLGLKTALLTAVGPDKVGEFILERLRREGVETRFIPQKPGTRSSAVVLGIQPPDRFPITFYRENAADIQLGIDDVLATPIAASRAVQLSGAALAKEPSRSATFFAAEEAKAAGVTVFLDLDFRADQWHDPRAYGVQVRALLPLVDVAIGTEEEVNAAMLRRPEDLIIRDSQITAPEIRGNLEANLHALLTKGPGALVVKRGARGSEVWLPDGNVIQAPGFPVEVLSVLGAGDAFAAGFIYGRLQGWDWYRSARMGNACGAIVVTRIGCADFTPYLEEVLEFIEARGGF; via the coding sequence GTGAGGGCGCTCGAGTTCGACCTGATCACCATGGGGCGCTCGTCCATTGACCTCTACTCCACCGACATCGGCGCAGCGTTCCCCGATATCACCGCCTTTGGGGCCTACATCGGCGGAAGCCCCCTGAACATCGCGGTGGGGGCGCGGCGGCTGGGCCTCAAAACCGCCCTCCTCACCGCGGTGGGGCCCGATAAGGTGGGGGAGTTCATCCTGGAGCGCCTCAGGCGCGAAGGGGTGGAGACCCGCTTCATCCCTCAGAAACCCGGCACCCGCAGCAGCGCGGTGGTGCTGGGCATCCAGCCGCCCGACCGCTTCCCCATCACCTTTTACCGGGAGAACGCCGCCGATATCCAGCTCGGCATTGACGACGTGCTCGCCACCCCCATCGCCGCTTCCAGGGCCGTCCAGCTCTCGGGGGCGGCCCTGGCCAAGGAGCCCAGCCGCAGCGCCACCTTCTTCGCCGCTGAAGAGGCCAAAGCCGCCGGGGTCACGGTCTTTCTCGACCTGGACTTCCGGGCCGACCAGTGGCACGACCCCCGCGCCTACGGGGTGCAGGTGCGGGCGCTACTACCTCTGGTGGATGTGGCCATCGGCACCGAGGAGGAGGTCAACGCGGCCATGCTGCGCCGCCCCGAGGATCTCATCATCCGCGACTCGCAGATTACCGCCCCGGAGATCCGCGGGAACCTGGAGGCCAACCTTCACGCGCTGCTGACTAAAGGCCCAGGGGCCCTGGTGGTCAAGCGGGGGGCCCGGGGCTCGGAGGTCTGGCTACCGGACGGCAACGTGATACAGGCACCGGGCTTTCCGGTCGAGGTACTGAGCGTGCTGGGAGCGGGCGACGCCTTCGCGGCAGGCTTCATCTACGGGCGTTTGCAGGGCTGGGACTGGTACCGCAGCGCCCGCATGGGCAACGCTTGCGGGGCCATCGTGGTCACGCGCATCGGCT